The following coding sequences are from one Ornithodoros turicata isolate Travis chromosome 1, ASM3712646v1, whole genome shotgun sequence window:
- the LOC135397495 gene encoding neprilysin-11-like, with product MAREHALSTKVLNYITFVSLVILLCFFINYPIVRWLRQIRVNHCLTSSCEKFTRDIRMSINRKAPPCQDFYKFACGHWERAHPGYSDQTDFTFEKIINGMISRLKKIRVPAQGQSAVQKAAAIFQACTSMINTESTNAEAMLRLLDKLNLNFPAGGSTVQLKALDVLVSLSLSYNIDLLFTLDLYEDYTGIYNLRLSVSAPILINYYLLTNGTTKQTMRQALKLIYGDLNFEAMIAVVLKFEDDVREAFLVLPPRRQMAEAIMIGNIGNYMPNYPGSEWVRAINNVLPQAKAITSSTVVWIEDVYILQTVSDLVLKLEDQMLLSWFVGWGVIRTLGMEASYPLGTALSNMEFVFSEKRCLASVRENLHFALVTPQVMTISGLSAKMSIMRLSVHIRRSFVEMIRQNHWMDEKTKSNAIRKAIYMMLLDGFPSFAEFPDKLNKYYAHIPDINADYMNVSITLREAKMNKMKRLLHTHISESDFNMWNFPLDSVHSLKYHNDLNKMIVPVAAASPPLFIKLFPTAWKFGGLATAIAEEMSHAFDVLGKNYNPFGSPSDWWTNKTQLRANTRSLCYLQDFGLWSNGAKGLTTVDQFRMLKAALTGVSRAFHAYSIYPHANDNRLRTLDYLSSNQIFFLSYCYRWCSKTSSTYAMNQHMCNFPLSYTKGFTDAFFCKKSDHMYYRRKCS from the coding sequence ATGGCCAGGGAGCATGCCTTGTCAACGAAAGTCTTGAACTACATCACCTTTGTATCCCTGGTCATACTGCTATGTTTCTTCATCAACTATCCTATTGTTCGCTGGCTTCGACAGATCAGAGTAAATCACTGTTTGACATCATCGTGCGAGAAGTTCACCCGTGATATACGCATGTCGATCAATCGAAAGGCTCCACCGTGCCAAGACTTCTATAAGTTTGCTTGCGGTCATTGGGAGAGAGCGCATCCCGGATACAGCGATCAGACAGATTTCACCTTCGAAAAAATCATCAACGGAATGATCAGTCGGCTGAAAAAAATTCGTGTTCCTGCACAAGGGCAGAGTGCAGTGCAGAAGGCTGCGGCCATATTCCAAGCGTGCACCAGTATGATCAACACAGAGTCTACAAATGCAGAGGCCATGCTTCGCCTGCTGGACAAGTTGAATCTCAACTTCCCAGCTGGAGGTAGTACAGTGCAGCTGAAAGCGCTTGACGTGCTGGTGTCTCTGTCACTATCTTATAACATCGATTTGCTCTTTACTCTGGATCTGTACGAGGATTACACAGGGATTTACAATCTGAGACTATCAGTGTCTGCTCCGATCCTTATCAATTATTACCTTCTGACTAATGGAACGACCAAGCAAACAATGCGTCAAGCTCTGAAACTTATTTATGGTGATCTAAACTTCGAAGCCATGATCGCTGTAGTTCTCAAGTTCGAGGACGATGTCCGTGAAGCATTTCTTGTGCTACCTCCACGGCGTCAAATGGCTGAGGCTATAATGATCGGGAACATTGGTAACTACATGCCCAACTACCCTGGTTCTGAATGGGTTCGAGCCATAAACAATGTGCTGCCACAGGCCAAAGCCATCACCAGTTCCACTGTGGTTTGGATCGAGGACGTCTACATTTTACAAACGGTGTCAGATCTTGTGCTGAAGCTTGAGGACCAGATGTTACTGTCCTGGTTTGTGGGCTGGGGTGTTATCAGGACACTTGGAATGGAAGCATCATACCCACTTGGAACTGCCCTATCCAACATGGAGTTTGTCTTCAGTGAGAAGCGGTGCCTCGCAAGTGTGCGCGAAAATTTGCATTTTGCCCTAGTCACTCCCCAAGTGATGACGATTAGTGGTTTATCAGCGAAAATGTCTATCATGCGCCTTTCGGTGCACATCAGGAGAAGCTTCGTCGAAATGATTCGGCAAAACCATTGGATGGATGAAAAGACAAAGTCCAACGCCATCCGCAAAGCCATCTATATGATGCTGTTGGACGGATTCCCGTCATTTGCTGAATTTCCAGACAAGTTGAACAAGTATTATGCGCATATACCAGACATTAATGCAGACTACATGAACGTCTCTATCACCCTTAGGGAGGCAAAAATGAACAAGATGAAACGTCTACTGCACACGCATATCTCGGAATCGGATTTCAACATGTGGAACTTCCCATTAGATAGCGTGCATTCACTAAAGTATCATAATGATCTCAACAAAATGATCGTTCCTGTCGCCGCAGCCTCTCCGCCTCTGTTCATCAAACTGTTCCCAACTGCGTGGAAATTTGGGGGCTTAGCCACTGCGATCGCGGAGGAAATGTCACATGCTTTCGACGTTCTTGGTAAAAACTACAACCCGTTTGGGTCTCCGTCTGACTGGTGGACGAACAAGACACAGCTCCGCGCCAACACGCGATCTCTTTGTTACCTACAGGATTTTGGCCTGTGGTCTAATGGAGCGAAAGGCCTGACCACAGTTGACCAATTCCGCATGCTCAAGGCAGCGCTAACTGGTGTCAGCCGCGCTTTTCATGCTTATTCCATATATCCTCACGCGAACGACAACAGGCTGAGGACACTTGATTACTTGTCAAGCAATCAGATCTTCTTTCTCAGTTACTGTTACCGTTGGTGCTCCAAAACATCATCTACTTATGCGATGAACCAGCACATGTGTAATTTTCCGTTGTCGTATACGAAAGGGTTTACGGATGCTTTCTTTTGCAAAAAGTCTGACCACATGTACTATAGACGAAAATGTAGCTAA
- the LOC135397503 gene encoding uncharacterized protein LOC135397503, with product MHRRATRCERSPPSSFPSCRQAGGPWKPPAMLVLRLSVILVFAASLCCGNERLNSKLKLAQLMKNISWQHDIGLSNTLRKSVLDILEQQPEPGQRMMAFRAIGEPEGFRSLGSRSQRTRLERRSLDTPGSRSAVDVRTMKFERGRPHIYEKRTQKGVELSCSVGYQAQVSIFWTLNGRPLEDYDLLSEETVPEGRVSNLVIKNLARLPTSTGVYTFNCTTLTDYDLSTVHLDVNIPLSDMCKDADCSERMAVCRDMSCACEGYYKVRLTSKHVTCRDESYLETPCMYNEQCLSTTKHSECTSKGWCACVKGYGRTDHNKCVPKVGVRSRCNSEDECADYDATCILNHCTCFSHKRELGDRCVSISSLSTSMEGYKFSAGDRSAPPTVSLVLVLWGLRLI from the exons ATGCATAGGCGCGCGACGCGCTGCGAACGAAGTCCTCCTTCTTCTTTCCCATCGTGTAGACAAGCAGGGGGACCCTGGAAGCCTCCCGCTATGCTAGTCCTGCGACTGTCGGTAATCTTGGTCTTTGCTGCCAGTCTGTGTTGTGGAAATGAGCGTCTCAATTCCAAGTTAAAACTGGCGCAGCTCATGAAGAATATATCCTGGCAGCATGACATCGGCTTGTCGAATACGCTAAGGAAATCGGTCCTAGATATCCTTGAGCAGCAGCCAGAGCCTGGACAACGAATGATGGCATTCCGCGCCATTGGTGAGCCAGAAGGATTCCGCAGTTTAGGCAGTAGGAGCCAAAGGACGAGGCTGGAGCGCCGAAGTTTGGACACGCCAGGCAGTAGAAGCGCCGTGGACGTGAGAACCATGAAGTTTGAAAGAG GTCGCCCACATATCTACGAGAAACGCACACAGAAAGGTGTTGAGCTTTCTTGTTCCGTTGGCTACCAGGCACAGGTGTCCATATTTTGGACATTGAATGGAAGACCCCTGGAAGATTACGACCTGTTGTCTGAAGAGACAGTGCCAGAAGGCCGCGTATCCAATCTTGTTATTAAGAACCTGGCAAGACTTCCTACAAGCACAGGAGTGTACACGTTTAATTGCACCACGCTAACGGACTATGACCTGTCAACCGTTCACTTGGATGTGAACATTCCGCTAAGCGACATGTGCAAAGACGCCGACTGCTCTGAGAGGATGGCTGTGTGCCGTGACATGTCTTGCGCTTGTGAGGGCTACTACAAAGTTCGTTTGACGTCAAAGCATGTCACCTGTCGCGATGAATCCTACCTGGAAACCCCCTGCATGTATAACGAACAGTGTCTTAGTACCACGAAGCACAGCGAATGCACTAGTAAAGGATGGTGTGCTTGTGTGAAGGGTTACGGTCGTACAGATCACAACAAGTGCGTTCCTAAAGTGGGCGTCAGATCACGTTGTAACTCAGAGGACGAGTGCGCAGACTATGATGCTACGTGCATTTTGAACCATTGTACTTGCTTCAGTCACAAGAGAGAATTAGGAGACCGCTGTGTCAGCATTAGCAGTCTTAGCACTTCTATGGAAGGCTATAAATTCAGCGCTGGAGATCGCAGTGCACCACCGACTGTTTCCTTAGTCCTAGTGCTTTGGGGCCTCAGGCTCATATAA